In Janthinobacterium rivuli, a single genomic region encodes these proteins:
- a CDS encoding transglutaminase TgpA family protein, with product MKAWLTNLPRDKADIVLLLLAAAMVLAPHALHLPLWLSAAAAALLLWRAVITVRGRRQPQLTVLAPLALLGIAGVYASYGTVLGRDPGVAMLALLLALKSLEMHGRRDIFVFVFLSFFLLLANFFHAQGILSAAWMLATVIVLLAGLLSAQYGAVQPRLAQRLRLLGRMLALALPLSAVLFLAVPRIDGPLWGAAPEGAQARTGLSDSMQPGAIASLALSSEPVFTASFSTPLPPQEQLYWRGVVLGDFDGATWTRRGAGQRAPASDNRIDIALEGQPSQYEVTLQASGQRRIFALDVPRSIERLPGNPYVVSSAVEVLTIQPITSTVRYRVSSLPRYRLQAGLSPEQQQPWLALPAGSNPRSVAWARALRGQGAQALAPADAIAAVLDHFRRAPFRYTLQPPLLGKHGVDDFLFTTQAGFCEHYAGSFVVLMRAMGIPARVVTGYQGGLRNGTDNSLSVRQSDAHAWSEVWLAGRGWVRVDPTGAVAPLRTERNLDAALPPAPSPLTAWRALAGLDGGAHGALAAWRQQWQQAEHVWSNWVLDTTPQRQRAMLDGLKNVPAKKLAAACAVLALLAAVAGALVWWRQARQGDPLEALYAQFCQQQARRGYSRAPHEGPHGYAARLSAGKATQEAHAAIAQFLAIYAAMKYGNANPDEQFRARRNLRRLLTQCR from the coding sequence ATGAAAGCCTGGCTGACCAACTTGCCGCGCGACAAGGCCGATATCGTGCTGCTGTTGCTGGCCGCCGCCATGGTGCTGGCGCCGCACGCGCTGCACCTGCCCCTGTGGCTGTCGGCCGCCGCTGCCGCCCTTCTGCTGTGGCGCGCCGTCATTACCGTGCGGGGCCGGCGCCAGCCCCAATTGACCGTGCTCGCGCCGCTGGCCTTGCTCGGCATCGCCGGCGTCTACGCCAGCTATGGCACCGTGCTGGGACGCGATCCCGGCGTGGCCATGCTGGCCCTGCTGCTGGCCTTGAAGTCGCTGGAAATGCATGGCCGGCGCGACATCTTCGTCTTTGTTTTCCTCAGTTTTTTCCTCCTGCTGGCGAACTTCTTCCATGCGCAAGGCATCCTCAGCGCCGCGTGGATGCTGGCCACCGTCATCGTCCTGCTCGCTGGCCTGTTGTCGGCCCAGTACGGCGCCGTGCAGCCGCGCCTGGCGCAAAGGCTGCGTTTGCTGGGTCGCATGCTGGCGCTGGCCCTTCCCCTGTCGGCCGTACTGTTTCTGGCCGTGCCACGCATCGACGGCCCCCTGTGGGGCGCGGCGCCGGAAGGCGCGCAGGCGCGCACGGGCTTGTCCGACAGCATGCAGCCGGGTGCCATCGCCTCGCTGGCTCTGTCAAGCGAACCCGTCTTCACGGCCAGTTTCAGTACACCACTTCCACCGCAAGAGCAGCTGTACTGGCGCGGCGTCGTGCTGGGCGACTTCGACGGCGCCACCTGGACGCGCCGGGGCGCGGGCCAGCGCGCACCGGCCAGCGACAACCGGATAGACATCGCACTGGAAGGCCAGCCCAGCCAATACGAAGTGACCTTGCAAGCGAGCGGCCAACGGCGCATCTTCGCGCTCGACGTACCGCGCAGCATCGAACGCCTGCCAGGCAATCCGTATGTCGTGTCGTCCGCGGTGGAAGTGCTGACCATACAGCCTATTACTTCGACCGTCCGTTACCGCGTCAGTTCCCTGCCACGCTACCGGCTGCAGGCGGGCCTGTCGCCAGAGCAGCAGCAGCCATGGCTGGCCTTGCCCGCTGGCAGCAATCCGCGCAGCGTGGCCTGGGCCCGCGCATTGCGCGGCCAGGGCGCGCAGGCGCTGGCGCCCGCCGACGCCATCGCCGCCGTGCTCGACCACTTTCGCCGTGCGCCGTTCCGCTACACCCTGCAGCCGCCACTGCTGGGCAAGCATGGCGTCGACGACTTCCTGTTTACCACGCAGGCGGGCTTTTGCGAGCATTACGCGGGCAGCTTTGTCGTGCTGATGCGCGCCATGGGCATACCCGCGCGCGTCGTCACGGGCTACCAGGGCGGCCTGCGCAACGGCACGGACAACAGCCTGAGCGTGCGCCAGTCCGACGCCCATGCCTGGAGCGAAGTGTGGCTGGCCGGCCGGGGCTGGGTACGCGTCGATCCCACCGGCGCCGTGGCGCCCCTGCGCACCGAGCGCAACCTCGACGCCGCCCTGCCGCCGGCCCCGTCGCCGCTGACGGCGTGGCGCGCCTTGGCCGGCCTCGATGGCGGCGCGCACGGGGCGCTTGCCGCGTGGCGCCAGCAATGGCAGCAAGCCGAGCACGTCTGGAGCAACTGGGTGCTCGACACCACGCCGCAGCGCCAGCGCGCCATGCTCGACGGCTTGAAAAACGTGCCCGCAAAAAAGCTGGCAGCCGCTTGCGCCGTGCTGGCCCTGCTGGCGGCCGTGGCCGGTGCCCTGGTCTGGTGGCGGCAGGCGCGGCAAGGCGATCCGCTCGAGGCCCTGTACGCGCAGTTTTGCCAGCAGCAGGCGCGGCGCGGCTACAGCCGTGCGCCGCATGAAGGCCCGCACGGTTATGCTGCGCGGCTGTCCGCAGGCAAGGCCACACAAGAGGCGCACGCCGCCATTGCACAGTTTCTGGCAATCTATGCCGCGATGAAGTATGGTAATGCCAACCCAGACGAACAATTCCGCGCGCGGCGCAACTTGCGCCGCCTGTTAACCCAATGCCGATGA
- a CDS encoding phospholipase D family protein — MFVKLLLLATLFAMLSIAALYSYGRFAERSLGAPGTALPVAMDATLLDRVLAPQLAQRPGDSGTALIDDNLEAFALRALSAREAGRSLDLQYYIWHNDVTGRLLVRELLRAADRGVLVRVLLDDINARGQDAAILALDSHPLIDVRMFNPGRNRDGIWLRATEMALRAVSLNRRMHNKAWIVDGRVALVGGRNIGDEYFDAAEQVNFQDADLLLVGPAVQQTSDIFDRFWNSRAVIPIRALHAGKDAGAPELQAVRARLDALTGELGASPYLRQLTDAGQLQAHLDGRVRLHWSEKVQVLSDPPEKAAPVASLQRSEHWLMHSLLPLLTEAREEALLTSPYFVPGAALTRTLGEKVAAGVQVQVLTNSLAATDVALVHAGYARYRQALLGGGIELYELKTQHRKRISLMGSSRASLHTKAMVVDGQRGFVGSFNLDPRSAQLNTEMGVLFDDAALANDMRALFHHSTASDTSYRLLLDNGALRWSDATEVPAKVWTHDPEAGFWRRMLVSVMRWLPIESQL, encoded by the coding sequence ATGTTCGTGAAACTGTTGCTGCTGGCCACCTTGTTTGCCATGCTCAGCATCGCCGCCCTGTACAGCTACGGGCGCTTCGCCGAGCGCTCGCTAGGCGCGCCTGGCACGGCCCTGCCCGTGGCGATGGATGCCACCCTGCTCGACCGCGTGCTGGCGCCGCAACTGGCGCAACGGCCCGGCGATAGCGGCACGGCGCTGATCGACGACAATCTGGAAGCGTTCGCCCTGCGCGCCCTGAGCGCGCGCGAGGCGGGCCGCAGCCTCGACCTGCAATACTACATCTGGCATAACGACGTCACGGGACGGCTGCTGGTGCGCGAACTGCTACGCGCGGCCGATCGCGGCGTGCTCGTGCGAGTGTTGCTCGACGATATCAACGCGCGTGGCCAGGACGCCGCCATCCTCGCGCTCGACAGCCACCCGCTGATCGACGTGCGCATGTTTAACCCGGGCCGCAACCGCGACGGCATCTGGTTGCGCGCCACGGAAATGGCCTTGCGCGCTGTCAGCCTGAACCGGCGCATGCACAACAAGGCCTGGATCGTCGACGGCAGGGTCGCCCTCGTCGGCGGGCGCAATATCGGCGATGAATATTTCGATGCCGCAGAACAAGTCAATTTCCAGGATGCGGACTTGCTGCTGGTGGGGCCCGCCGTGCAGCAGACGAGCGATATCTTCGACCGCTTCTGGAACAGCCGCGCCGTCATCCCCATCCGCGCCTTGCACGCTGGCAAGGACGCAGGCGCGCCGGAACTGCAGGCCGTGCGCGCCCGCCTCGACGCACTGACGGGCGAACTGGGCGCTTCACCCTACCTGCGGCAACTGACGGATGCGGGCCAGTTGCAAGCCCACCTCGATGGCCGCGTGCGCCTGCACTGGAGCGAAAAAGTGCAGGTGCTGTCGGATCCGCCGGAAAAAGCCGCGCCAGTGGCCAGTTTGCAGCGCAGCGAGCACTGGCTCATGCACAGCTTGCTGCCCCTGCTGACGGAGGCGCGCGAGGAAGCGCTGCTGACTTCGCCATACTTCGTGCCCGGCGCGGCGCTGACGCGGACCTTGGGCGAAAAAGTCGCCGCCGGCGTCCAGGTCCAGGTGCTGACCAACTCGCTGGCCGCCACCGACGTGGCCCTCGTGCATGCGGGCTATGCGCGCTACCGCCAGGCGCTGCTGGGCGGCGGCATCGAACTGTATGAATTGAAGACCCAGCACCGCAAGCGCATCAGCCTGATGGGGTCGAGCCGCGCCAGCCTGCATACCAAGGCCATGGTGGTGGACGGCCAGCGGGGCTTCGTCGGCTCCTTCAACCTCGATCCCCGCTCGGCCCAGCTCAATACGGAGATGGGCGTGCTGTTCGACGATGCCGCGCTGGCGAACGACATGCGCGCGCTGTTCCACCATTCGACGGCGAGCGACACCAGCTACCGTTTGCTCCTCGACAACGGCGCCCTGCGCTGGTCCGACGCCACCGAAGTGCCCGCCAAAGTGTGGACGCACGATCCGGAAGCGGGCTTCTGGCGCCGCATGCTGGTATCCGTGATGCGCTGGCTGCCGATCGAATCGCAGCTGTAG
- a CDS encoding FAD-dependent oxidoreductase — MASSTPEFIPETTQDDPVQFATLDLQGRSHQISPVFNGLELQRLQRYGTLQRFADGDTLFEAGSSSFGMLVILSGRVSIKRHEVMGQASVLREVGVGHFIAEVAQLSGRPTLVNGSAVGAVELLDISSESLRALIVAEAEMGERIVRALILRRVALIESNSGGPVLVGPRGNGNLFHLQSFLSSNGHPHTVLDPSTDAAAAALAERYQPTPQEWPLVVCPDGKIMKNPGNAELGRCLGMLPDLSGDKIFDVLVVGAGPAGLATAVYAASEGLTVLALEQRAYGGQAGASARIENYLGFPTGISGRALAGRAYVQAQKFGVEIATPASAANLLCDTWPLRVNLCDGTQVRARTVVLSCGARYRRPSLANLKTYEGRGVYYWASPIEAKLCRQEEIILVGGGNSAGQAAVFLAGHAAKVHMVIRGEGLAASMSSYLIERIAATPNITLHTHTEIIALEGDDDGLTEVRWRNNRTGEEAACAVRRVFLFVGADPNTDWLHDCAVAVDEQGFIRTGFDVTRAECRAHGHTIYPPDLPDRAALETSVPGVFAIGDVRAGSTKRVAAAVGEGAAVVSQIHGFLARLPAGSA; from the coding sequence ATGGCCAGCAGCACACCCGAATTCATTCCCGAAACGACGCAGGACGATCCCGTCCAGTTCGCCACGCTCGACTTGCAGGGCCGCAGCCACCAGATCTCGCCCGTCTTCAATGGGCTCGAACTGCAGCGCTTGCAGCGCTATGGCACGCTGCAGCGCTTTGCCGATGGCGATACCCTGTTCGAGGCGGGCAGCAGCAGCTTCGGCATGCTGGTGATACTGTCCGGGCGGGTCAGCATCAAGCGCCACGAAGTGATGGGACAGGCGTCCGTCCTGCGCGAAGTGGGCGTCGGCCACTTCATTGCCGAAGTGGCGCAATTGTCCGGCCGCCCCACCCTCGTCAACGGCAGCGCCGTGGGCGCCGTGGAATTGCTCGACATCAGTTCGGAATCCCTGCGCGCGCTGATCGTGGCCGAGGCGGAGATGGGCGAACGCATCGTGCGCGCCCTGATCCTGCGCCGCGTGGCGCTGATCGAATCGAATTCGGGCGGCCCCGTGCTGGTAGGGCCGCGCGGCAATGGCAATCTGTTCCACCTGCAAAGTTTTCTGTCGAGCAATGGCCATCCGCACACGGTGCTTGATCCGTCCACCGATGCGGCCGCCGCCGCGCTGGCCGAGCGCTACCAGCCTACGCCGCAGGAATGGCCGCTGGTGGTCTGCCCTGACGGCAAGATCATGAAGAATCCCGGCAATGCGGAACTGGGACGCTGTCTGGGCATGCTGCCCGATTTGTCCGGTGACAAGATTTTTGATGTGCTGGTGGTGGGCGCCGGCCCCGCCGGCCTGGCCACGGCCGTGTATGCAGCCTCCGAAGGCCTCACAGTGCTGGCGCTGGAACAGCGCGCGTACGGCGGCCAGGCGGGCGCCAGCGCGCGCATCGAAAATTACCTGGGTTTTCCCACCGGTATCTCCGGTCGCGCGCTGGCGGGACGCGCCTATGTGCAGGCGCAAAAATTCGGCGTCGAGATCGCCACGCCAGCCAGCGCCGCCAACCTGCTGTGCGACACCTGGCCCCTGCGCGTCAACTTGTGCGACGGCACGCAGGTGCGCGCCCGCACGGTGGTGCTGTCGTGCGGCGCGCGCTACCGCCGCCCCTCGCTGGCGAACCTGAAAACCTATGAGGGACGGGGTGTGTATTACTGGGCCTCGCCCATCGAAGCCAAGCTGTGCCGGCAGGAAGAGATCATCCTCGTTGGCGGCGGCAATTCGGCCGGCCAGGCGGCCGTGTTTCTTGCCGGTCACGCCGCCAAAGTCCACATGGTGATCCGCGGCGAAGGCCTGGCGGCCAGCATGTCGAGCTATTTGATCGAGCGCATCGCCGCCACGCCCAACATCACTTTGCACACACACACGGAAATCATCGCCCTCGAAGGCGACGACGATGGCTTGACGGAAGTGCGCTGGCGCAACAACCGCACGGGCGAGGAAGCCGCTTGCGCCGTGCGCCGCGTGTTTCTTTTCGTCGGCGCCGACCCGAACACGGACTGGCTGCACGACTGCGCCGTGGCCGTCGACGAACAGGGCTTTATCCGCACGGGCTTCGATGTCACGCGCGCCGAATGCCGCGCCCACGGCCACACAATCTATCCGCCAGACTTGCCCGACCGGGCCGCGCTGGAAACAAGCGTGCCGGGCGTGTTCGCCATCGGCGACGTGCGCGCCGGTTCCACCAAGCGCGTGGCCGCCGCCGTCGGTGAAGGCGCGGCAGTTGTTTCCCAGATTCACGGCTTCCTGGCGCGGCTGCCGGCCGGTTCCGCCTGA
- the rfaE1 gene encoding D-glycero-beta-D-manno-heptose-7-phosphate kinase yields MSAQEVVALTAPAALAQVRLLVVGDVMLDRYWFGDVSRISPEAPVPIVRIEKREERLGGAANVARNAAALGAKTSLLGVVGDDEAGSQVERLLEGGGIHSYLQRDAAISTIIKLRVIGRQQQMLRIDFEDAPSDTVLRDKLAQFNALLPHYDVVVLSDYAKGSLVNVAEMIKAARAAGKIVMVDPKGDDFSRYAGASVLTPNKSELRRVIGNWNTEEQLTERAQQMRAQLGLDALLLTRSEEGMSLYTADEVLHMPTDAREVFDVSGAGDTVIATMAAMLGAGMSLGDAVRTANRAGGIVVGKLGTATVTREELFPQ; encoded by the coding sequence ATGAGCGCCCAAGAGGTGGTCGCCTTGACGGCGCCGGCCGCATTGGCCCAGGTGCGCCTGCTGGTGGTAGGCGATGTGATGCTGGACCGCTACTGGTTTGGCGACGTCAGCCGTATTTCGCCGGAAGCGCCCGTGCCCATCGTGCGCATCGAGAAGCGCGAAGAGCGCCTGGGCGGTGCGGCCAACGTGGCGCGCAACGCGGCCGCGCTGGGCGCGAAGACGAGCTTGCTGGGCGTGGTCGGCGACGACGAGGCCGGCAGCCAGGTCGAGCGCCTGCTCGAAGGCGGCGGCATCCACAGCTATCTGCAGCGCGATGCGGCCATTTCCACCATCATCAAGCTGCGCGTGATCGGCCGCCAGCAGCAGATGCTGCGCATCGACTTCGAGGATGCGCCCAGCGATACGGTGCTGCGCGACAAGCTGGCGCAATTCAATGCCCTGTTGCCGCACTATGATGTAGTGGTCCTGTCCGATTACGCCAAAGGCAGCCTGGTGAACGTGGCCGAGATGATCAAGGCGGCCCGGGCGGCCGGCAAGATCGTCATGGTCGACCCGAAAGGCGATGATTTCAGTCGCTATGCCGGAGCGTCAGTGCTCACTCCGAATAAATCGGAACTGCGCCGCGTGATCGGCAACTGGAATACGGAAGAGCAACTCACGGAACGCGCGCAGCAGATGCGCGCGCAGCTGGGCCTGGACGCCTTGCTGCTGACGCGCTCGGAAGAAGGCATGAGCTTGTACACGGCCGATGAAGTGCTGCACATGCCGACCGATGCGCGCGAAGTATTCGACGTCTCGGGCGCCGGCGACACGGTGATCGCCACCATGGCGGCCATGCTGGGCGCCGGCATGAGCCTGGGCGACGCCGTGCGCACGGCCAACCGCGCCGGCGGCATCGTCGTCGGCAAGCTAGGCACGGCCACCGTCACCCGGGAAGAGCTGTTCCCGCAGTAA
- the cysM gene encoding cysteine synthase CysM, protein MAYKTLEDTIGNTPLVQLTRLPGADALARNNVILGKLEGNNPAGSVKDRAAMSMLKRAEERGVIKPGDTLIEATSGNTGIALAMAAALRGYKMLLLMPDNLSVERRQSMAAYGADILLTPKTGGMEYARDLAEQMQKDGRGVILDQFANEDNSRAHYESTGPEIWRDTNGQVTHFVSAMGTTGTIMGVSRYLKEQNPAIQIIGAQPEEGSQIPGIRKWPEAYLPKIYDKSRVDQVEYVSQGVAERMARSLAAEEGLFCGISAAGACEIALRISQTVENATIVFVVCDRGDRYLSTGVFPA, encoded by the coding sequence ATGGCTTACAAGACACTTGAAGATACGATAGGCAATACCCCGCTGGTGCAGCTGACGCGCTTGCCGGGTGCCGATGCGCTTGCGCGCAATAACGTCATCCTGGGCAAGCTGGAAGGCAATAATCCGGCCGGCTCCGTGAAGGACCGCGCGGCCATGTCCATGCTCAAGCGCGCTGAAGAGCGCGGCGTCATCAAGCCGGGCGATACCCTGATCGAGGCGACCAGTGGCAATACGGGCATCGCGCTGGCCATGGCCGCCGCCTTGCGCGGCTACAAGATGCTGCTCCTGATGCCGGATAACCTGAGCGTGGAGCGCCGCCAGAGCATGGCCGCCTACGGCGCCGACATTTTATTGACGCCGAAGACGGGCGGCATGGAATATGCGCGCGACCTGGCCGAGCAGATGCAGAAGGATGGCCGTGGCGTGATCCTCGACCAGTTCGCCAACGAAGACAATTCGCGCGCCCACTATGAAAGCACCGGGCCGGAAATCTGGCGCGATACCAATGGCCAGGTCACGCATTTCGTCAGCGCCATGGGCACGACGGGCACCATCATGGGCGTGTCGCGCTATTTGAAGGAACAGAATCCCGCCATCCAGATCATCGGCGCGCAGCCCGAGGAAGGTTCGCAGATTCCCGGCATCCGCAAGTGGCCGGAAGCGTACCTGCCGAAAATCTACGACAAGTCGCGCGTCGACCAGGTGGAGTATGTGAGCCAGGGCGTGGCTGAACGCATGGCGCGCAGCCTGGCGGCGGAAGAAGGCTTGTTCTGCGGCATCTCTGCAGCCGGCGCCTGCGAAATCGCGCTGCGCATCTCGCAAACGGTGGAAAACGCGACGATCGTGTTTGTCGTGTGCGACCGTGGCGACCGCTACTTATCTACCGGTGTGTTTCCTGCTTGA
- a CDS encoding UDP-glucose dehydrogenase family protein yields the protein MKITIIGTGYVGLVTGACLAELGNDVFCLDLDAQKVALLNSGGIPIHEPGLEEVVARNRAAGRMTFSTDVEAAAAHGVMQFIAVGTPPDEDGSADLQYVLAAARGIGKYMTDFKVIVDKSTVPVGTAEKVRAAIQGELDARGVAATFSVASNPEFLKEGAAVEDFMRPDRIVIGVDATPDGESARELLKSLYAPFNRNHERTYWMDVRSAEFTKYAANAMLATRISFMNELANLADKVGVDIEAVRHGIGSDPRIGHSFLYAGCGYGGSCFPKDVQALERTARGHGQELLILRAVEAVNDQQKQVLGRKVVTRFGEDLTGRHFAVWGLAFKPNTDDMREASARVLLADLLGRGATVAVYDPVAMAEARRVLQLDLTPEQLAKVRFADSSKDALQDADALVIVTEWKAFRSPDFEQVKARLKQAVIFDGRNLFEPAVMAENGIEYHGIGRSILTRT from the coding sequence AACAGCGGCGGCATCCCCATCCATGAACCTGGCCTGGAAGAAGTCGTGGCGCGCAACCGCGCCGCCGGGCGCATGACCTTTTCCACCGACGTCGAAGCGGCAGCCGCACACGGCGTGATGCAATTCATCGCCGTCGGCACGCCGCCCGATGAAGACGGCTCGGCCGACCTGCAATACGTGCTGGCTGCCGCGCGCGGCATCGGCAAGTACATGACGGACTTCAAGGTCATCGTCGACAAGTCGACCGTGCCCGTCGGCACGGCGGAAAAAGTGCGCGCCGCCATCCAGGGCGAACTCGACGCGCGCGGCGTGGCCGCCACGTTCTCGGTCGCCTCGAACCCGGAATTCCTCAAGGAAGGCGCGGCCGTCGAAGACTTCATGCGTCCGGACCGCATCGTCATCGGCGTCGACGCCACGCCGGATGGAGAGAGCGCGCGCGAATTGCTGAAAAGCCTGTACGCGCCGTTCAACCGCAACCATGAACGCACCTACTGGATGGACGTGCGCTCGGCCGAATTCACGAAGTATGCGGCCAACGCCATGCTGGCCACGCGCATCTCGTTCATGAATGAACTGGCGAATCTGGCCGACAAGGTGGGCGTCGACATCGAAGCCGTGCGCCACGGCATCGGTTCCGACCCGCGCATCGGCCACAGCTTCCTGTACGCCGGTTGCGGCTATGGCGGTTCCTGCTTCCCGAAAGACGTGCAGGCGCTCGAGCGCACGGCGCGCGGGCACGGCCAGGAATTGCTGATCCTGCGCGCCGTCGAGGCCGTCAACGACCAGCAGAAGCAGGTGCTGGGACGCAAAGTGGTCACTCGCTTCGGCGAAGACCTGACGGGCCGGCATTTCGCCGTCTGGGGCCTGGCCTTCAAGCCGAATACGGACGACATGCGCGAAGCGTCGGCCCGTGTGCTGCTGGCTGACTTGCTGGGACGCGGCGCCACCGTGGCCGTGTACGATCCCGTCGCCATGGCCGAGGCGCGCCGCGTGCTGCAGCTGGACTTGACGCCGGAGCAATTGGCCAAGGTGCGTTTTGCCGACAGCTCGAAAGATGCGCTGCAGGACGCCGATGCGCTGGTCATCGTGACCGAATGGAAAGCCTTCCGCAGCCCTGACTTCGAGCAGGTCAAGGCGCGCCTCAAGCAGGCCGTGATCTTTGACGGACGCAACCTGTTCGAGCCGGCCGTCATGGCCGAGAACGGCATCGAATACCACGGGATCGGCCGCTCGATCCTGACGCGCACATGA
- the mltB gene encoding lytic murein transglycosylase B — protein MLPIKYPALSLLLALPLCLSTAHAGENSNISAADRARAVRAAKTPPAKTAAKKAPAKFDFEGEFVDYANWKEVRAFLDEMSAKHGFNRAELDVLIGKVRYVESTVQLMKPAPPGKPKNWQAYSARFIEPVRINAGVKFWEENAEALARAEREYGVPAEIIVGIIGVETVYGRNTGRFRVLDALTTLAFSYPESPTRAARMEFFKGELENALLYARKDGIDPLTLLGSYAGAIGLPQFMPSSIMKYAVDFDGDSHIDLRNSTADAIGSVAHFLVEHGWRRDDPAISTYPVTVSASRAWEKFIGQGLQAKYRLAEMQEAGVSAGPSTPQNMLFGLIDLQNGSEATEYHLATNNFFAITQYNRSYFYAMSVIDLGKAISQVRAR, from the coding sequence TTGTTACCGATCAAATACCCCGCCCTGTCCCTGCTCCTCGCCCTTCCCCTGTGTCTGTCCACCGCGCATGCTGGCGAAAACAGCAATATTTCCGCTGCCGACCGGGCCCGTGCCGTGCGCGCGGCCAAGACGCCACCCGCCAAGACAGCGGCCAAAAAAGCACCGGCGAAATTCGACTTCGAAGGCGAATTTGTCGACTATGCCAACTGGAAAGAAGTACGCGCCTTCCTCGACGAGATGTCCGCCAAACACGGCTTTAACCGCGCCGAACTCGATGTCCTGATCGGCAAGGTGCGCTATGTCGAGTCGACCGTGCAACTGATGAAGCCGGCCCCGCCGGGCAAGCCGAAGAACTGGCAAGCGTACAGCGCCCGCTTCATCGAGCCGGTGCGCATCAATGCGGGCGTGAAATTCTGGGAAGAGAATGCGGAAGCGCTGGCGCGCGCCGAACGCGAATATGGCGTGCCGGCCGAAATCATCGTCGGCATCATCGGCGTGGAAACTGTCTACGGACGCAACACGGGCCGTTTCCGCGTGCTCGACGCGCTGACGACCCTGGCGTTTTCCTACCCGGAAAGCCCGACGCGCGCCGCGCGCATGGAGTTTTTCAAGGGAGAACTGGAAAACGCGCTGCTGTACGCGCGCAAGGATGGCATCGATCCCTTGACCCTGCTCGGCTCGTATGCGGGCGCCATCGGCCTGCCCCAGTTCATGCCTAGCAGCATCATGAAATATGCGGTGGACTTCGATGGCGATAGTCACATCGACCTGCGCAATTCCACAGCCGACGCCATCGGCAGCGTCGCGCATTTCCTCGTCGAGCACGGTTGGCGGCGCGACGATCCGGCCATCAGCACCTATCCCGTCACCGTCTCGGCCAGCCGCGCCTGGGAAAAATTCATCGGCCAGGGCTTGCAAGCGAAGTACCGGCTGGCGGAAATGCAGGAGGCGGGCGTCAGTGCCGGCCCGTCCACACCCCAGAACATGCTGTTTGGCCTGATCGATCTGCAAAATGGTTCAGAAGCAACTGAGTATCACTTGGCAACCAATAACTTCTTTGCTATAACTCAGTACAACAGAAGTTATTTTTATGCCATGTCAGTGATCGACCTGGGCAAGGCCATCAGCCAAGTGCGCGCACGCTAA
- a CDS encoding ComEA family DNA-binding protein — protein MFKKILLAIATLIATMGFAFAQVDVNKADQAALDSVKGIGPVTSKAIIDERAKGGAFKDWADFESRVKGIGPKSSLKLSEAGLQVNGQAKSGAPAAPAPAAKAVPAKKETAVKEVAAKEAAPKPAAATDTAAAPAKTAAETKKEAAAAKKEAKAAAAAAKKEAAAAKVVPAAATAPAAADAAPVKTAAETKKEAAAAKKAATAAKKEAKAAEAAAKKEAKLAAADAKKAEAEKK, from the coding sequence ATGTTCAAAAAAATACTGCTGGCCATCGCCACCCTGATCGCGACGATGGGCTTTGCCTTTGCCCAGGTCGATGTCAACAAGGCGGACCAGGCGGCACTCGACAGCGTCAAGGGCATCGGCCCCGTCACGTCGAAAGCCATCATCGATGAACGCGCCAAGGGCGGCGCCTTCAAGGATTGGGCCGATTTCGAAAGCCGCGTAAAAGGCATCGGCCCGAAAAGTTCGTTGAAGCTGTCGGAAGCGGGCTTGCAAGTGAATGGCCAGGCCAAGTCCGGCGCGCCAGCGGCGCCTGCTCCGGCGGCGAAAGCTGTCCCGGCAAAAAAGGAAACTGCTGTGAAGGAAGTTGCAGCGAAAGAAGCCGCACCGAAGCCAGCTGCTGCGACCGACACCGCTGCGGCGCCAGCCAAGACAGCCGCTGAAACGAAGAAAGAAGCTGCTGCCGCGAAGAAAGAAGCCAAGGCCGCCGCTGCCGCCGCCAAGAAAGAAGCAGCTGCCGCCAAGGTCGTGCCTGCCGCCGCTACCGCGCCAGCCGCCGCCGATGCCGCCCCCGTGAAAACGGCTGCCGAAACGAAGAAGGAAGCCGCTGCCGCGAAGAAAGCGGCAACGGCCGCCAAGAAAGAAGCCAAGGCTGCGGAAGCGGCGGCGAAGAAGGAAGCCAAACTGGCTGCTGCCGACGCGAAGAAGGCCGAAGCCGAGAAAAAGTAA